The Zingiber officinale cultivar Zhangliang chromosome 9A, Zo_v1.1, whole genome shotgun sequence genome window below encodes:
- the LOC122021540 gene encoding probable pectate lyase 20 isoform X1, which translates to MVVASVSGRSAMALGSMGRPALLLLCLVLLIVVGGVSASRAGAGAAASSASPANESASMGKRAGAGAVASTGSSASPANESASMGKSAAERQTVAAVVDDPELIAAEVHMVTQNSTARRNLAYLSCSTGNPIDDCWRCDPEWHENRKRLADCGIGFGRNALGGRDGEIYVVTDHRDDDPVNPRPGTLRYAVIQEEPLWIVFKRDMVITLSEELIMNSFKTIDGRGANVHIANGACITIQFVTNIIIHGLHIHDCKPTGNAMVRSSPSHYGWRTMADGDGVSIFGASHIWVDHNSLSNCADGLIDAIMGSTAITISNNYFTHHNEVMLLGHSDSYVKDKAMQVTIAYNHFGEGLIQRMPRCRHGYFHVVNNDYTHWEMYAIGGSADPTINSQANRYLAPTNAFAKEVTKRVDTDSSVWKSWNWRSEGDLLLNGAYFTPSGAGASASYAKASSLGAKSTSMIDSITVDAGALRCRKGVQC; encoded by the exons ATGGTTGTCGCGAGCGTGTCCGGGAGATCGGCAATGGCGTTGGGATCAATGGGGCGTCCGGCATTGCTGCTTCTCTGCCTCGTACTGCTGATAGTAGTCGGTGGCGTCTCCGCCTCCAG GGCGGGAGCTGGGGCGGCGGCCTCAAGTGCTTCTCCGGCTAACGAGTCGGCTTCCATGGGGAAGAG GGCGGGAGCTGGGGCGGTGGCCTCGACGGGCTCGAGTGCTTCTCCGGCTAACGAGTCGGCTTCCATGGGGAAGAG TGCCGCCGAGCGTCAAACGGTGGCGGCCGTGGTCGACGATCCGGAACTGATCGCAGCTGAGGTTCACAT GGTGACACAGAACAGCACGGCTCGCCGCAACCTCGCCTACTTGTCGTGCTCGACTGGCAATCCCATCGACGACTGCTGGCGCTGCGACCCGGAGTGGCATGAGAACCGCAAGCGCTTGGCAGACTGCGGCATTGGCTTCGGCCGCAACGCGCTCGGCGGCCGCGACGGTGAAATCTACGTGGTGACCGACCACAGGGACGATGATCCCGTGAACCCGCGGCCGGGCACGCTCCGCTACGCGGTCATCCAAGAGGAGCCCCTCTGGATCGTATTCAAGCGCGACATGGTCATCACCCTCTCCGAGGAGCTGATCATGAACAGCTTCAAGACCATTGACGGCCGCGGAGCCAACGTGCACATCGCCAACGGCGCCTGCATCACCATCCAATTCGTCACCAACATCATCATTCACGGCCTCCACATTCACGACTGCAAGCCCACCGGCAACGCCATGGTCCGTAGCTCCCCTTCCCACTACGGCTGGCGCACCATGGCCGACGGCGACGGCGTCTCCATATTCGGTGCCAGCCACATTTGGGTCGACCACAACTCTCTTTCCAACTGCGCCGACGGCCTCATCGACGCCATTATGGGTTCCACCGCCATCACCATTTCCAATAATTACTTCACCCACCACAACGAG GTGATGCTGCTGGGCCACAGTGATTCTTACGTGAAGGACAAGGCCATGCAGGTCACCATCGCCTACAACCACTTCGGAGAAGGTTTAATTCAGAGAATGCCAAG GTGCAGGCACGGCTACTTCCATGTGGTGAACAATGACTACACGCACTGGGAGATGTACGCCATTGGTGGAAGCGCTGACCCAACCATTAACAGCCAAGCAAACAGGTATCTTGCCCCTACCAACGCCTTCGCTAAGGAGGTAACCAAGAGAGTCGACACAGATTCAAGCGTGTGGAAGAGTTGGAACTGGAGATCAGAAGGTGACCTGCTTCTGAACGGGGCTTACTTCACCCCCTCTGGAGCTGGAGCATCTGCTAGCTACGCCAAGGCTTCTAGCCTCGGAGCCAAATCCACGTCCATGATTGACTCCATCACTGTCGATGCAGGTGCGCTGCGCTGTCGCAAGGGTGTTCAATGCTAA
- the LOC122021540 gene encoding probable pectate lyase 20 isoform X2: MVVASVSGRSAMALGSMGRPALLLLCLVLLIVVGGVSASRAGAGAAASSASPANESASMGKSAAERQTVAAVVDDPELIAAEVHMVTQNSTARRNLAYLSCSTGNPIDDCWRCDPEWHENRKRLADCGIGFGRNALGGRDGEIYVVTDHRDDDPVNPRPGTLRYAVIQEEPLWIVFKRDMVITLSEELIMNSFKTIDGRGANVHIANGACITIQFVTNIIIHGLHIHDCKPTGNAMVRSSPSHYGWRTMADGDGVSIFGASHIWVDHNSLSNCADGLIDAIMGSTAITISNNYFTHHNEVMLLGHSDSYVKDKAMQVTIAYNHFGEGLIQRMPRCRHGYFHVVNNDYTHWEMYAIGGSADPTINSQANRYLAPTNAFAKEVTKRVDTDSSVWKSWNWRSEGDLLLNGAYFTPSGAGASASYAKASSLGAKSTSMIDSITVDAGALRCRKGVQC, from the exons ATGGTTGTCGCGAGCGTGTCCGGGAGATCGGCAATGGCGTTGGGATCAATGGGGCGTCCGGCATTGCTGCTTCTCTGCCTCGTACTGCTGATAGTAGTCGGTGGCGTCTCCGCCTCCAG GGCGGGAGCTGGGGCGGCGGCCTCAAGTGCTTCTCCGGCTAACGAGTCGGCTTCCATGGGGAAGAG TGCCGCCGAGCGTCAAACGGTGGCGGCCGTGGTCGACGATCCGGAACTGATCGCAGCTGAGGTTCACAT GGTGACACAGAACAGCACGGCTCGCCGCAACCTCGCCTACTTGTCGTGCTCGACTGGCAATCCCATCGACGACTGCTGGCGCTGCGACCCGGAGTGGCATGAGAACCGCAAGCGCTTGGCAGACTGCGGCATTGGCTTCGGCCGCAACGCGCTCGGCGGCCGCGACGGTGAAATCTACGTGGTGACCGACCACAGGGACGATGATCCCGTGAACCCGCGGCCGGGCACGCTCCGCTACGCGGTCATCCAAGAGGAGCCCCTCTGGATCGTATTCAAGCGCGACATGGTCATCACCCTCTCCGAGGAGCTGATCATGAACAGCTTCAAGACCATTGACGGCCGCGGAGCCAACGTGCACATCGCCAACGGCGCCTGCATCACCATCCAATTCGTCACCAACATCATCATTCACGGCCTCCACATTCACGACTGCAAGCCCACCGGCAACGCCATGGTCCGTAGCTCCCCTTCCCACTACGGCTGGCGCACCATGGCCGACGGCGACGGCGTCTCCATATTCGGTGCCAGCCACATTTGGGTCGACCACAACTCTCTTTCCAACTGCGCCGACGGCCTCATCGACGCCATTATGGGTTCCACCGCCATCACCATTTCCAATAATTACTTCACCCACCACAACGAG GTGATGCTGCTGGGCCACAGTGATTCTTACGTGAAGGACAAGGCCATGCAGGTCACCATCGCCTACAACCACTTCGGAGAAGGTTTAATTCAGAGAATGCCAAG GTGCAGGCACGGCTACTTCCATGTGGTGAACAATGACTACACGCACTGGGAGATGTACGCCATTGGTGGAAGCGCTGACCCAACCATTAACAGCCAAGCAAACAGGTATCTTGCCCCTACCAACGCCTTCGCTAAGGAGGTAACCAAGAGAGTCGACACAGATTCAAGCGTGTGGAAGAGTTGGAACTGGAGATCAGAAGGTGACCTGCTTCTGAACGGGGCTTACTTCACCCCCTCTGGAGCTGGAGCATCTGCTAGCTACGCCAAGGCTTCTAGCCTCGGAGCCAAATCCACGTCCATGATTGACTCCATCACTGTCGATGCAGGTGCGCTGCGCTGTCGCAAGGGTGTTCAATGCTAA